A region from the Amycolatopsis camponoti genome encodes:
- a CDS encoding right-handed parallel beta-helix repeat-containing protein has translation MGRSRAVLVAACSLLIAVACPATARATDGPGPVCDHQPAEHEEAPPGAVPVDPGVDGDLSAETAANPPGTTFWLRPGTHTLGTDRFGQVAPKDGDVYLGAPGAVVDGRGVNQAAFTQRARDVEIHGLKIRGFAALQDQGVVNHDSGDGWLIENTTIEDNAGAGLMAGARQVVRHSCLRNNGQYGLNAYQAGDGITGLVLEGNEITGNNTGDWETKVPGCGCSGGAKFWAVNGADISGNWVHGNHGAGLWADTNNNDFLVEGNLFEANDAEALFYEISYNLVLRGNTFRGNTLVQGRAFAARGDNFPAAAVYLSESGGEPRVPGRTASVDISGNTFEDNWAGITLWENADRYCNSPANTSTGYCTKAAAKSSCAAGTIEKAPAYDDCRWKTQRVEIHGNTFRFDAGRVGCTSLCGRMALLANFGTFPDWSPYKGTVIEEAITFGQANRWHDNSYAGPWTFVVHDTSRTVDAAGWRAEPYSQDECSSFDGGTAGC, from the coding sequence ATGGGCAGATCTCGTGCGGTTCTCGTCGCTGCTTGCTCGCTCCTGATCGCCGTGGCGTGCCCGGCGACCGCGCGGGCCACCGACGGGCCCGGGCCGGTGTGCGACCACCAGCCCGCGGAGCACGAGGAAGCGCCTCCCGGGGCCGTCCCCGTCGATCCGGGCGTCGACGGGGACCTCTCGGCCGAGACGGCGGCGAACCCGCCCGGTACGACTTTCTGGCTTCGCCCCGGCACCCACACGCTCGGCACCGACCGGTTCGGCCAGGTCGCCCCGAAGGACGGCGACGTGTACCTCGGCGCGCCGGGCGCGGTCGTCGACGGCCGCGGCGTCAACCAGGCGGCCTTCACCCAGCGGGCCCGCGACGTCGAGATCCACGGGCTCAAGATCCGCGGGTTCGCCGCGCTCCAGGATCAGGGCGTGGTGAACCACGACTCCGGCGACGGCTGGCTCATCGAGAACACGACCATCGAGGACAACGCCGGCGCGGGGCTGATGGCCGGGGCACGCCAGGTCGTCCGGCACAGCTGCCTGCGGAACAACGGCCAGTACGGGCTCAACGCCTACCAGGCCGGCGACGGCATCACCGGGCTCGTGCTGGAAGGCAACGAGATCACCGGCAACAACACCGGCGACTGGGAGACCAAGGTGCCGGGCTGCGGGTGCAGCGGCGGCGCGAAGTTCTGGGCCGTGAACGGCGCCGACATCAGTGGCAACTGGGTCCACGGCAACCACGGCGCCGGCCTGTGGGCCGACACGAACAACAACGACTTCCTCGTCGAGGGCAACCTGTTCGAAGCCAACGACGCCGAAGCGCTGTTCTACGAGATCAGCTACAACCTGGTCCTGCGAGGCAACACGTTCCGCGGCAACACCCTGGTCCAGGGCCGGGCGTTCGCGGCGCGCGGCGACAACTTCCCGGCGGCGGCGGTGTACCTGTCGGAATCGGGCGGCGAGCCGCGCGTACCGGGGCGGACGGCGTCCGTCGACATCAGCGGGAACACGTTCGAGGACAACTGGGCCGGGATCACGTTGTGGGAGAACGCCGATCGCTACTGCAACAGCCCGGCGAACACCTCGACCGGCTACTGCACCAAGGCGGCGGCGAAGTCTTCGTGCGCCGCGGGCACGATCGAGAAGGCCCCGGCGTACGACGACTGCCGCTGGAAGACACAGCGGGTGGAGATCCACGGGAACACCTTCCGGTTCGACGCCGGCCGCGTCGGCTGCACGAGCCTGTGCGGGCGGATGGCCCTCCTGGCGAACTTCGGGACGTTCCCGGATTGGTCGCCCTACAAGGGAACGGTGATCGAAGAGGCCATCACCTTCGGCCAGGCCAACCGGTGGCACGACAACTCCTATGCCGGGCCGTGGACCTTCGTCGTGCATGACACCTCCAGGACGGTCGACGCTGCGGGCTGGCGGGCGGAGCCCTACTCGCAGGACGAGTGTTCTTCGTTCGACGGTGGGACCGCCGGCTGCTGA
- a CDS encoding glutamate-1-semialdehyde 2,1-aminomutase, whose amino-acid sequence MGTNLPRSVKANERLHRVIPGGAHTYAKGSDQYPDMMAPVISHGRGGHVWDVDGNEYIEYGAGLRAVSLGHAHPRILDAVRAELEKGSNFIRPSIIEAEAAERFLENVPTADMVKFTKNGSDATTAAVRLARAATGRRLVAKCADHAFFSTDDWFIGTTPMNAGIPDETTEAVVSFPYGNLQATEELLQRHEGEIACMILEPAAAVGPPPGYLKGLRELATRHGVVLIFDEMITGFRWSAHGAQGLYGVTPDLSTFGKALGNGFAISALAGKRELMEIGGLHTDRERVFLLSTTHGAETHSLAAAMAVMDVYRDEDVIGKLHSLGDRLAAGVREVANGIGVGDHVVVRGRSSNLVFGTLDEQLVPSQPYRTLFLRELVAGGVLGPSFVVSAALTEADIDKTIDVVAGACTVYRKALDANDPTPWMGGRPVQPVFRKHA is encoded by the coding sequence GCCGTGGCGGCCACGTCTGGGACGTCGACGGCAACGAGTACATCGAGTACGGCGCCGGGCTGAGAGCCGTCAGCCTCGGCCACGCCCACCCTCGGATCCTGGACGCGGTGCGGGCCGAGCTGGAGAAGGGCAGCAACTTCATCCGCCCGTCGATCATCGAGGCCGAAGCCGCCGAGCGGTTCCTCGAGAACGTCCCGACGGCCGACATGGTGAAGTTCACCAAGAACGGCTCGGACGCCACGACGGCCGCCGTCCGGCTGGCCCGCGCGGCCACCGGCCGCCGGCTCGTCGCCAAGTGCGCCGACCACGCCTTCTTCTCGACCGACGACTGGTTCATCGGCACCACGCCGATGAACGCGGGTATCCCGGACGAGACGACGGAAGCGGTCGTGTCCTTCCCGTACGGCAACCTGCAGGCGACGGAGGAGCTGCTGCAGCGCCACGAGGGCGAGATCGCCTGCATGATCCTGGAGCCGGCCGCCGCGGTCGGTCCGCCGCCGGGGTACCTCAAGGGACTGCGGGAGCTCGCCACGCGCCACGGCGTCGTGCTGATCTTCGACGAGATGATCACCGGGTTCCGCTGGTCCGCGCACGGCGCGCAGGGCCTCTACGGCGTCACTCCGGACCTCTCGACGTTCGGCAAGGCCCTCGGCAACGGCTTCGCCATCTCCGCGCTGGCCGGCAAGCGGGAGCTGATGGAGATCGGCGGCCTGCACACCGACCGCGAGCGGGTGTTCCTGCTCTCCACCACGCACGGCGCGGAGACCCACTCCCTCGCCGCCGCGATGGCGGTGATGGACGTCTACCGCGACGAGGACGTCATCGGCAAGCTCCACTCCCTCGGCGACCGGCTCGCCGCCGGCGTCCGCGAGGTCGCGAACGGGATCGGGGTCGGTGACCACGTGGTCGTCCGCGGCCGTTCCAGCAACCTGGTCTTCGGCACGCTCGACGAGCAGCTCGTGCCGTCCCAGCCGTACCGGACGCTGTTCCTGCGCGAGCTGGTGGCCGGCGGGGTGCTCGGACCATCCTTCGTGGTCAGTGCCGCGCTCACCGAGGCGGACATCGACAAGACCATCGACGTGGTCGCCGGGGCCTGCACGGTCTACCGCAAGGCCCTCGACGCCAACGACCCGACGCCGTGGATGGGCGGGCGCCCGGTGCAGCCCGTCTTCCGCAAGCACGCCTGA
- a CDS encoding maleylpyruvate isomerase family mycothiol-dependent enzyme — MIQDLIAAERRELAAVLGELAPADWGSATLCAGWRVPEVVAHMTMPFRFTTGRFVREMVKSAGRFNRMADRVARREAAELSREALVASLRDNADHPWQPPGGGPQGALSHDVIHGLDITTALGLDRRVPPERLEVVLGGVKAKQVKYFGTDLTGVCLRADDLDWSYGTGTPLTGLAQDLLLVLCNRRLPAGRLRGEPSARFTTV, encoded by the coding sequence ATGATCCAAGACCTGATCGCCGCCGAGCGGCGGGAGTTGGCTGCTGTGCTGGGTGAGCTGGCGCCGGCCGACTGGGGCTCGGCGACCCTGTGCGCCGGGTGGCGGGTTCCTGAGGTCGTCGCGCACATGACCATGCCGTTTCGCTTCACGACCGGGCGGTTCGTGCGCGAGATGGTGAAGTCCGCGGGGCGCTTCAACCGGATGGCCGATCGCGTGGCACGGCGGGAGGCCGCCGAGCTTTCGCGCGAGGCTTTGGTCGCCTCGCTGCGGGACAACGCCGACCACCCGTGGCAGCCGCCCGGCGGTGGGCCGCAGGGTGCTCTCAGCCACGACGTCATCCACGGCCTCGACATCACCACCGCCCTCGGGCTGGACCGCCGCGTGCCTCCGGAACGGCTGGAAGTGGTTCTCGGCGGGGTCAAGGCGAAGCAGGTGAAGTACTTCGGGACCGATCTGACCGGCGTCTGCCTGCGTGCGGATGATCTCGACTGGTCGTACGGCACCGGGACCCCGCTCACCGGCCTGGCCCAGGATCTGCTTCTCGTCCTCTGCAACCGGCGTCTGCCGGCGGGACGTCTTCGAGGAGAGCCGAGCGCGCGCTTCACCACGGTCTGA
- a CDS encoding HAD family hydrolase yields MPAIPDPLDRDAIDVVLFDAMGVLYSSADDVGQLLVPYLRSHGCVLRREEIVLLYQECSLGKMSSADFWATAGASGASDEDYCHNHRLTEGVVAVLAELDATGVRLGCLSNDVSEWSKLLRERFGLGEYLTDWFISGDTGVRKPDPEAFAGVCRRLDVLPNRILLIDDRAENVSAARASGLQALRYGTTRLSTMNYLRKELRPW; encoded by the coding sequence ATGCCAGCCATCCCCGACCCCCTCGACCGCGACGCGATCGACGTCGTCCTGTTCGACGCGATGGGCGTCTTGTACTCCTCCGCCGACGACGTCGGCCAACTGCTCGTGCCCTACCTCCGCAGCCACGGCTGCGTGCTGCGCCGAGAAGAAATCGTCCTGCTGTACCAAGAATGCAGCCTCGGCAAGATGTCCTCCGCGGACTTCTGGGCGACGGCCGGAGCATCCGGCGCATCCGACGAGGACTACTGCCACAACCACCGGCTGACCGAAGGCGTGGTCGCGGTCCTCGCCGAGCTCGACGCCACCGGAGTGCGGCTCGGCTGCCTCAGCAACGACGTCAGCGAGTGGTCGAAGCTCCTACGCGAGCGGTTCGGCCTCGGCGAGTACCTGACCGACTGGTTCATCAGCGGCGACACCGGAGTACGCAAGCCGGATCCCGAAGCGTTCGCCGGCGTATGCCGCCGCCTCGACGTGCTCCCGAACCGGATCCTGCTCATCGACGACCGCGCGGAGAACGTCTCGGCCGCACGTGCCTCCGGCCTGCAAGCACTGCGCTACGGCACGACCCGACTGTCCACAATGAATTATTTGCGGAAGGAGCTCAGACCGTGGTGA